The Triplophysa rosa linkage group LG25, Trosa_1v2, whole genome shotgun sequence genome window below encodes:
- the gpr52 gene encoding G-protein coupled receptor 52 — protein MNRSGPIEPVATANGSLGGHYVSLNHSCPVGWGQNKVVEACVLETVVIVLLTVLIIAGNLTVIFVFHCAPLLHHYTTSYFIQTMAYADLLVGLSCLVPTLSLLHYPAGIQEPLTCQVFSYVISVLKSVSMACLACISVDRYLAITKPLSYNQLVTPCRLRCCIVLIWIYSCVVFLPSFFGWGKPGYHGDIFEWCAHSWPTSALFTGFVVCLLYAPATLVVCFTYFHIFRICQQHNREISERRARFPSQEMETAEGGHPTGHGPDRRYAMVLFRITSVFYMLWLPYIFYFILESSHVLESPALSFVTTWLAISNSFCNCVIYSLSNSVFRLGMRRLSQTLCSFSPCAHDDKDFGEPKPRKRANSCSI, from the coding sequence ATGAACCGATCAGGCCCGATCGAACCAGTCGCCACTGCAAACGGCAGCCTCGGCGGTCATTACGTGTCCCTAAACCATTCCTGCCCCGTGGGCTGGGGACAGAACAAGGTCGTGGAGGCGTGCGTCTTGGAGACGGTCGTCATCGTATTGCTGACGGTACTCATCATCGCAGGGAATTTGACTGTGATCTTTGTGTTCCATTGTGCGCCATTGTTACACCATTACACCACAAGCTACTTCATCCAGACGATGGCCTACGCCGATCTGTTGGTAGGACTAAGCTGTCTGGTGCCCACCCTTTCTCTACTTCATTATCCAGCTGGCATCCAAGAACCGCTTACCTGTCAGGTGTTCAGCTACGTTATCTCCGTACTCAAGAGCGTTTCGATGGCTTGCCTGGCTTGCATTAGCGTGGACCGCTACTTAGCGATTACCAAGCCCCTGTCCTACAATCAACTGGTAACACCTTGCCGTCTTCGTTGTTGCATCGTCCTCATATGGATCTACTCATGCGTTGTGTTTCTTCCTTCTTTCTTTGGCTGGGGTAAGCCGGGGTACCACGGGGACATCTTCGAATGGTGTGCTCACTCTTGGCCCACTTCTGCATTATTTACCGGCTTCGTGGTCTGCCTGCTGTACGCCCCGGCCACCCTAGTGGTCTGTTTCACCTACTTCCACATCTTTCGGATCTGCCAGCAGCACAACCGTGAGATCAGCGAACGAAGGGCACGCTTCCCGAGCCAGGAGATGGAAACCGCAGAAGGGGGTCACCCCACGGGTCATGGGCCAGATCGGCGGTACGCAATGGTGCTCTTTCGGATCACCAGCGTCTTCTACATGCTGTGGCTCCCCTACATTTTCTACTTTATTCTGGAGAGCTCCCACGTGCTGGAAAGTCCTGCTCTCTCCTTCGTGACCACCTGGTTGGCGATTAGCAACAGCTTCTGCAACTGCGTCATTTACAGTCTGTCCAACAGCGTGTTCCGGTTGGGGATGAGGAGGCTCTCGCAGACGCTCTGCTCTTTCAGCCCCTGTGCTCACGATGACAAGGACTTCGGAGAGCCAAAACCGAGAAAAAGAGCCAACTCTTGCTCCATTTGA